The sequence AAGCACTTCACCTAGTAAAACCCGTGCACTTTTGATCCCCCTGAATCTCCTCTGGGCCTCTGCTTCTTGCAAGACCAGACCATCAAAGTGAAGTTGGTAAAGTAATGCCAAAAATAAAGTGGCATTCATTATTTTAACATCAACAGTTTTTTTAAGGTAAATTGGCCATTAATGGACCCTTAGGAATCTTTGTTATATAGAGATTTAAGCTTTTATGGTTGTCAGCCTGgttgtatatacatgtacataggTACTTTATATTATACTAGTCAAGTGCCTcctaaatttaaatgcatattttgaaaacagCCAGCTCTTTTGTAAAGGGATTATTGCTATATTTAGTGTGAATTGCATATAAAAagttcttgcttttgtttttaagctCTGTATGAAAAAGCTGATATTAAGGCACCTGAAGACAGGAAGAAACACCTCCTTATTGGTGTGTCCTCAGATCGAGGACTTTGTGGTGCTATTCATTCCTCTGTTGCTAAACAGATGAAAAATGAGGTGGCTACGCTCACAGCAGCTGGAAAAGAAGTTATGCTTGTTGGAATTGGTGATAAAATCAGGGGCATACTTTACAGGTAATTTAAATGTATATAGTTTATGTTCAAAGGGGTACAAgcataataaacaaatggaagtTTCTTTGATAGTTCATTTAAGCAAGGTATCttttttggttactttttttGGTTTACTCAcagagaggtttttgttttgtttttatttttttcaggatatATTGGGATATATATATTTCCCctgttttctacttttcttttgcttctcctCATCCTAACCATAAATTGAATATTTTGGGAATACCAAAAGATATTGGCATTAAGCCTGATGGGCAATCTGAGGAGCTGTCACAGCCGGGAtatgttagaaataaataatagttcACTAGGAGTGGAAGGAGAGAAATTAAGGCAAAGAGAATATAAAACAAGACAGGCCTAATTTTTAGTCCTTAGTTCTTTGCAGGTGCTGAAGGGTGATAATCACGATAATGTATGGAGAAACTTAACTTAGGGAACCACCAGCACCATCCATACCCCCCTGGAAACCCTTGATCCACGGTGATAATGTTTTTTCTTGGTTGCCCGTGTTCTTTCTGCAGAAATATTCCATTAAATGATTTTATGTGATTTCTTGGTTTTCTTGTAGGACTCATTCTGACCAGTTCCTGGTGACATTCAAAGAAGTGGGAAGAAAGCCCCCTACTTTTGGAGATGCATCAGTCATTGCCCTTGAATTATTAAATTCTGGATATGAATTTGATGAAGGCTCTATCATCTTTAATAAATTCAGGCAAGAAAAATTTAGAAGTCAGGCttttttatgttcatatttttttgctcatttaaaaataactaaatgtcTACTTTACAGATTGAAAATTGTTTTGAGATTTACATTTGGTTTTGTCATTTCTAGGTCTGTCATCTcctataaaacagaagaaaagcccATCTTTTCCCTTAATACTATTGCAAGTGCTGGTAAGTAGTTTTTATGTAACaagtatttttgtgtgtagaATGGAGAGACTTGTACACAAAGGAAGATAGTGTTTGTCAGGACATCCTGTTAAAACTGTAGCAGAATGACGTGAGGCTGTTTCTAAGAAGCACCGTCTATTAGTGACTTCCGTGATACCTTAATCCAATTATTGTTTGATGACTCACTCCATTCCttcattaattaaacaaataaatatctattgaggGCCATCACTAGATTTTCTGCCCTCAAGGACCGAAGAGCCTCGCTAGAAACTGGCTTTGCATTCTATGTGTGGGAACTCTACCTAACTACAATACAATCAGAAGCTCTAGAATAGAGATTTGAACAGTGTTTATAAGTAATTTAATTAACATTGGCCCACTCAATTCTCTTGTTTTATTGTTTGAATAATCGTCGTCATCGCTCAGTGAAGCATCTTTGAAATAGTATTCTggaactgattttatttttctaaggcTTTTCCCCTTGTACATACCATATTTCATCTATTCTGAGGTGtgcatgtttttactttttaaaatctctaaaattAGGATGCCTCTACCAGCCAGTGGAATGCCACTTTTAATtggctgctttttctttcttattcatcttaaattttctttcaattaaatCTTAAATTTGATGAAATGTTGTAGAACTATTTCAACACTTTATGCTGATGAATTTTGAAATGTGCTGCTAAATTTTTAGaacattaaaactaaaattcataTAGCTTTTAGTTCTCCTGATCTTTAATATGCTtagaaagattttctctttatcattttccAGATTGACACATTCATATTTCTCCAGGAATCAAATGGCTAAATTGGAGTTATTGTATTATACTATACTGGTTTcaattctttcattaatttttttattgaaaaaaacatttattaaatgcctgctGGCTTTGTGACAGGCACTTTGTAACACGCACTCTGCTAGATGCTATCCAAAGGACTTCATAACCATGAAATTTAGTTAAGTTATTCTAAAtgtcagtttttgttgttgttgttgttctttttggctgctggctggttcgagtatccgaacccttgaccttgttataacaccatgctctaacctacCAGTccagtttcttaatttttaagttaaGCCTCTGAAGTAGAATATCAAATgctttgtttatacatattttgctGAAAATATTCTATCATCTATAGCATAGAAATGGATGAAACCATTGGAACAGATTCATGTAACTTAAAATGACTTCTGCTGTGCAATTATAAAGGAATTTCATCCTAATAAGCTGCTTTTGGTGAAATCATTCTTTGCTCTGTATAACTTCAAATAAATTCATCACTTGTTTTAACAGAAAGCATGAGTATCTATGATGATATTGATGCTGATGTGCTACAAAATTACCAAGAATACAATCTGGCCAACATCCTCTACTACACTCTGAAGGAGTCTACCACCAGTGAGCAGAGTGCTAGGATGACAGCTATGGACAACGCCAGCAAGAACGCTTGTAAGCACTCACTGGGGACGGTGCCAGTGAGGGCGTGTGTGAGCACATGGTAGGGACAGTGCCAGCAAGGGCACGTGTGAGCACACACTAGGGACAGTGCCAGCGAG comes from Cynocephalus volans isolate mCynVol1 chromosome 6, mCynVol1.pri, whole genome shotgun sequence and encodes:
- the ATP5F1C gene encoding ATP synthase subunit gamma, mitochondrial isoform X2 gives rise to the protein MFSRAGVAGLSAWALQPQWIQVRNMATLKDITRRLKSIKNIQKITKSMKMVAAAKYARAERDLKPARVYGIGSLALYEKADIKAPEDRKKHLLIGVSSDRGLCGAIHSSVAKQMKNEVATLTAAGKEVMLVGIGDKIRGILYRTHSDQFLVTFKEVGRKPPTFGDASVIALELLNSGYEFDEGSIIFNKFRSVISYKTEEKPIFSLNTIASAESMSIYDDIDADVLQNYQEYNLANILYYTLKESTTSEQSARMTAMDNASKNASEMIDKLTLTFNRTRQAVITKELIEIISGAAAL
- the ATP5F1C gene encoding ATP synthase subunit gamma, mitochondrial isoform X3, which gives rise to MVVSVQKGPERIQVRNMATLKDITRRLKSIKNIQKITKSMKMVAAAKYARAERDLKPARVYGIGSLALYEKADIKAPEDRKKHLLIGVSSDRGLCGAIHSSVAKQMKNEVATLTAAGKEVMLVGIGDKIRGILYRTHSDQFLVTFKEVGRKPPTFGDASVIALELLNSGYEFDEGSIIFNKFRSVISYKTEEKPIFSLNTIASAESMSIYDDIDADVLQNYQEYNLANILYYTLKESTTSEQSARMTAMDNASKNASEMIDKLTLTFNRTRQAVITKELIEIISGAAAL